In Dyadobacter subterraneus, a single genomic region encodes these proteins:
- a CDS encoding MFS transporter: MNTPVKHDAYSALRYPEFRFFLANSFLYRCALLIQEVIIGYELYRLTHDPLALGMIGLAEVVPFIAVSLFGGHVADRNDRRIILRVSLSVIIAGSAILYFLFQPQWIAALSTNQHLWSVYSVFFLIGLAKGFYSPASSSLKPFLVPREIYSNSSTWSSTFSQAGAVIGPGIAGFLYVYMGLTHTLLAIMITMVVCLVLITLIKTNPVNNKLSTITIWQSLRDGLRFVFSTKIILYALSLDMFSVLFGGVIAILPVFAEDILHVGPEGLGLLRAAPSVGALITMFAMAHFPPTHQAWRNMLISVAGFGVFTIIFSLSTNFWLSCAALFATGICDSISVVIRQTIMQIFPPDEMRGRVASVSGIFVSSSNELGAFESGLATRLAGPIPTVLVGGAITLLVVTYVYSKSKDLFAMRLT; the protein is encoded by the coding sequence TTGAATACACCAGTCAAACACGACGCATACTCCGCACTTCGCTATCCCGAATTTCGCTTTTTTCTTGCCAATAGCTTTTTATACAGATGCGCGCTCCTGATCCAGGAGGTGATTATTGGTTATGAACTTTATCGGTTAACACACGATCCTCTGGCATTGGGAATGATCGGTCTGGCCGAAGTTGTTCCTTTTATTGCAGTTTCACTTTTCGGCGGCCACGTCGCTGACCGGAACGACAGACGGATTATTCTTCGGGTAAGTTTATCTGTCATCATTGCCGGATCTGCAATTTTATATTTCCTGTTTCAACCTCAATGGATTGCCGCTTTATCGACAAATCAGCATTTGTGGTCGGTGTATTCGGTTTTCTTCCTGATCGGGCTGGCAAAAGGATTTTATTCCCCGGCTTCTTCTTCATTGAAACCATTTCTGGTTCCTCGGGAAATTTATTCCAATTCTTCGACCTGGAGCAGTACATTTTCACAAGCCGGCGCGGTTATCGGCCCCGGGATTGCAGGTTTTCTATATGTGTATATGGGGTTGACACATACTTTGCTCGCTATCATGATCACCATGGTAGTTTGTCTGGTTTTGATCACTTTGATTAAGACAAATCCGGTTAATAATAAACTATCGACCATCACAATCTGGCAAAGTCTGAGAGATGGTTTACGATTTGTATTCAGTACTAAAATTATTCTATACGCGCTTTCACTGGATATGTTTTCTGTATTATTTGGTGGTGTGATCGCTATTTTACCCGTTTTTGCAGAAGATATTTTACACGTTGGCCCCGAAGGTCTCGGATTGTTGCGGGCTGCGCCATCCGTTGGCGCCTTGATCACAATGTTTGCGATGGCACATTTTCCACCAACACATCAGGCGTGGAGAAATATGTTGATTTCCGTTGCTGGTTTTGGTGTGTTTACAATCATATTTTCTCTTTCAACTAATTTCTGGTTGTCCTGCGCGGCGTTATTTGCAACTGGAATTTGTGATAGTATCAGTGTGGTAATCCGTCAAACAATCATGCAGATTTTCCCTCCTGATGAAATGCGGGGACGTGTCGCCTCGGTAAGCGGGATTTTTGTAAGTTCTTCCAACGAACTTGGGGCATTTGAATCCGGATTAGCCACAAGGTTGGCTGGACCAATTCCAACCGTTTTGGTTGGTGGCGCCATTACACTTTTAGTAGTTACTTATGTTTACAGCAAGTCGAAAGATTTGTTTGCGATGAGGCTGACCTGA
- a CDS encoding alpha/beta hydrolase — MKYLLISLLFIFSNSVLKASKVDTVSTYSSSMRKNIKAVVITPYAIKSSEKLPVLYLLHGYSGNQADWISKVKEVAGYADQYKLIIVCPDGNFSSWYFDSPVDPTWKYETYVSSELVSWIDSHYKTINNKSGRAITGLSMGGHGALFLALKHQDVFGAAGSMSGGVDLRPFPLNWDLSKRLGSYAEFPERWDNNSVINLTHLLTSKTLPLIIDCGTEDFFFPVNVKLHQKLLDNNIPHDFITRKGAHNWEYWSNAISYQVLFFSKFFKIAA; from the coding sequence ATGAAATATTTACTGATTTCCCTGCTTTTTATCTTTTCAAACAGTGTTCTTAAAGCATCCAAAGTTGACACCGTTTCTACATACAGTTCTTCCATGCGTAAGAATATCAAGGCGGTCGTTATTACACCTTATGCGATAAAATCATCTGAAAAACTTCCAGTTTTATATCTTTTGCACGGTTACAGCGGGAATCAGGCGGATTGGATAAGTAAGGTAAAAGAAGTTGCCGGGTATGCGGATCAATATAAACTGATCATTGTTTGTCCCGATGGTAATTTTTCAAGCTGGTATTTCGACAGTCCGGTTGATCCTACCTGGAAATACGAAACTTATGTAAGTTCCGAGCTTGTTTCCTGGATTGATTCACATTACAAAACGATCAATAACAAATCCGGAAGAGCGATTACCGGTTTAAGTATGGGCGGGCACGGTGCATTATTTCTGGCACTCAAACATCAGGATGTTTTTGGCGCAGCAGGAAGTATGAGCGGCGGAGTAGATTTGCGACCCTTTCCTTTAAACTGGGATTTATCTAAAAGACTTGGCTCTTATGCAGAATTTCCGGAAAGATGGGATAACAATAGTGTCATTAACCTGACACATCTTTTAACATCCAAAACACTGCCATTGATCATTGATTGCGGAACGGAAGATTTCTTTTTTCCTGTCAATGTAAAACTGCATCAGAAACTTCTGGACAATAATATTCCACACGATTTCATTACCCGAAAAGGTGCGCATAACTGGGAATACTGGTCAAATGCAATAAGTTATCAGGTTTTGTTTTTCTCCAAATTCTTTAAAATCGCAGCGTAA
- a CDS encoding YjgN family protein, with product MEEKDLGQITFHGEGSKLFGIYIVNLLLTIFTLGLYYPWAKAALLQYVYQETEFEGSRFTFHGTGKEMFIGFIKAIGIFIVIYAFLILCILSKQPLIMSVGFLVTYAAFILLIPIAIHGSTKYRASRSSWRGIHFGYRGDRKEFLQEFIIGALITISTFGIYYFWFVVKIRKYIFRHLRFGSVSFSYNGGGTDYFRLNLKGYFLTFITLGIYFFWYVKDLFRFFVDNIQMEQNGEIVQFRSTTTAGGYFKLIFGNFFIVILTLGLGTPWATVRTINFIFSNILIEGKLDVNAIEQTEMDYRDATGEDISDMIDIGLV from the coding sequence ATGGAAGAAAAAGATCTAGGCCAAATTACCTTTCACGGAGAAGGCAGCAAACTGTTTGGGATTTACATTGTCAATCTGCTTTTAACAATTTTCACCCTTGGTTTATACTATCCATGGGCAAAGGCCGCACTTCTTCAATATGTCTATCAGGAAACAGAATTTGAAGGAAGCCGTTTCACATTTCACGGAACCGGCAAAGAAATGTTTATCGGTTTTATCAAAGCGATCGGGATTTTTATTGTGATCTATGCATTTTTGATACTCTGCATTTTGTCGAAACAGCCGTTAATCATGAGTGTTGGTTTTCTGGTTACTTATGCTGCTTTCATTTTACTTATTCCAATTGCAATTCACGGTTCTACAAAATACAGAGCGTCCCGTTCTTCATGGCGCGGAATTCATTTTGGTTACCGCGGCGACCGGAAGGAATTTTTGCAGGAATTTATCATCGGAGCTCTTATTACCATTTCTACCTTTGGAATTTACTATTTCTGGTTTGTTGTAAAAATCAGAAAATACATTTTTAGACACCTGCGTTTTGGTAGTGTTTCATTTTCCTATAACGGCGGAGGTACGGATTATTTCAGATTGAATCTGAAAGGTTATTTTCTGACTTTCATTACATTAGGTATTTATTTTTTCTGGTATGTAAAAGATTTATTCCGCTTCTTCGTCGATAATATTCAAATGGAGCAAAACGGAGAGATCGTACAATTCCGCTCAACAACAACCGCTGGCGGATATTTTAAATTGATCTTTGGAAATTTCTTCATTGTCATATTAACCCTTGGACTTGGAACTCCCTGGGCAACTGTACGCACCATTAACTTTATTTTCTCGAACATTCTGATCGAAGGAAAACTGGATGTCAATGCCATCGAACAAACTGAAATGGATTATCGCGATGCAACCGGTGAAGATATTTCAGATATGATTGATATTGGTTTGGTATAA
- a CDS encoding M48 family metallopeptidase, which yields MYHFNILYFDGKLSVTHQAILHLKPDHWIIQFTDQDSIEQIVRWEIDGIERDLGFNSLYIFRYGDFPKQTIECKDENLLVALKELYPGKPFFSKQINFLLSQNTTIITGLACALVGFIALAYFYILPWFAETVAENIPVSIETQMGETMYDNIITQYHKNDSLTRSVNDFVKEINFKTDYPVEVTVVKEDQMNAFALPGGHIVVFDKLLSKMKTKEELAALLAHEVAHVHYRHSLKSIFRSLSGYLLISLIFNDVNGIAAVLADNSNMLLNLSYSRKLEQDADEKAVEILQVNNLSLKGFADLFTLLKSESNDSKTLNLLSTHPLTDNRIKYAKDAAFHQRVVRNNDKLEEKWREIADQFK from the coding sequence ATGTACCATTTCAATATTTTGTACTTTGACGGAAAGTTGTCCGTAACGCATCAGGCAATTTTGCATTTAAAACCAGATCACTGGATTATTCAGTTTACAGACCAGGATTCAATCGAACAAATTGTTCGTTGGGAAATCGATGGAATTGAGAGAGATCTTGGTTTCAATTCACTTTACATTTTCAGGTATGGTGATTTTCCTAAACAGACTATTGAATGTAAGGACGAAAACTTGCTGGTTGCGCTGAAAGAATTATATCCGGGGAAACCGTTTTTCAGTAAACAGATCAATTTTTTATTAAGTCAAAACACCACGATAATTACCGGACTTGCCTGTGCGCTGGTTGGTTTTATTGCACTTGCTTATTTTTATATTCTTCCCTGGTTCGCCGAAACTGTTGCTGAAAACATTCCTGTAAGCATTGAGACCCAAATGGGGGAAACAATGTACGACAACATTATTACGCAGTATCACAAGAATGATAGCCTGACACGCAGTGTTAATGATTTTGTCAAGGAAATTAATTTTAAAACGGATTATCCGGTTGAAGTCACTGTCGTGAAAGAAGACCAGATGAATGCCTTTGCCTTGCCCGGCGGTCATATTGTTGTTTTTGATAAATTATTATCAAAAATGAAAACAAAGGAAGAATTGGCGGCGCTTCTGGCGCATGAGGTAGCGCACGTTCATTACCGGCATTCCTTGAAAAGTATTTTCCGCAGTTTGTCTGGTTATTTATTGATATCCCTGATATTCAATGATGTAAACGGCATTGCAGCAGTTCTGGCTGATAATTCAAATATGCTGCTGAATCTGAGTTATTCCCGTAAGCTTGAACAGGATGCAGATGAAAAAGCAGTGGAAATTTTACAGGTTAATAATTTAAGTTTAAAAGGTTTTGCTGACCTGTTCACTTTGTTAAAATCTGAATCAAATGACTCCAAAACATTAAATCTCCTGAGTACACATCCGCTTACCGACAATAGAATCAAGTATGCAAAAGATGCTGCCTTCCACCAACGAGTAGTCAGAAATAACGATAAGCTTGAAGAGAAATGGCGCGAAATTGCAGATCAGTTTAAATGA
- a CDS encoding SHOCT domain-containing protein produces the protein MKALTKEGQKKIEDIASRYELSQDSVLSMLKAVISGNATMAQFNIPELGGSGQWMKGGMTMVGDMFNRTLKITVDQLCTELAQLVSTEILFEEPEEQTVESRNGVSDKPWPAVFGNPTASGSQNNFRYAYFGPVHRLVIEQNGNRSIYDTKHHQISGVSQQQGSGQSYLLTSQDGPIDISTLPLISEPGNLTQETPGLAYDVVKSEGWNEKENTSKPTLAPISEDSIFATIEKLSGLFEKGHITEEEYKTKKAELLARI, from the coding sequence ATGAAAGCGCTTACGAAAGAAGGTCAGAAGAAAATTGAAGATATAGCATCAAGATATGAATTAAGTCAGGACAGTGTTTTATCGATGCTGAAAGCTGTGATTAGTGGTAATGCCACGATGGCGCAGTTTAACATTCCGGAACTTGGCGGTAGCGGGCAATGGATGAAAGGTGGAATGACGATGGTTGGCGATATGTTTAACCGGACTCTGAAAATCACCGTTGATCAGCTTTGTACGGAACTTGCGCAACTCGTTTCAACAGAAATTCTTTTTGAAGAACCAGAGGAACAAACTGTTGAAAGTAGAAATGGAGTATCAGATAAACCATGGCCAGCCGTTTTTGGTAATCCAACGGCAAGCGGATCTCAAAACAATTTCCGCTATGCATATTTTGGTCCGGTGCATCGTTTGGTCATCGAACAAAATGGTAACCGTTCAATTTATGATACAAAACATCACCAGATTTCCGGAGTTTCACAACAGCAAGGATCGGGACAATCTTATCTATTAACAAGCCAGGATGGTCCGATTGATATTTCAACATTGCCATTAATTTCAGAACCAGGAAATCTCACACAGGAAACGCCAGGATTGGCTTATGACGTTGTAAAATCTGAGGGATGGAATGAGAAGGAAAATACTTCGAAACCAACACTGGCACCAATTTCTGAGGATTCCATTTTTGCAACAATTGAAAAATTGTCTGGTTTATTTGAAAAAGGGCATATCACGGAAGAAGAGTATAAGACTAAAAAGGCTGAGTTGCTAGCCAGGATATAA
- a CDS encoding ferritin-like domain-containing protein, with the protein MSTTNENLIEVLNDLIQINNDRIEGYEKAIKETDDIDVDLQGLFQKMANESRGYVSELTSQVSALGGEVATGTTNSGKIYRVWMDVKATFTGHSRQAALESCEGGEDAAQEAYEDALASDAEIPADVRQLITDQKASLKTSHDLIKKYRDAHQAVNSL; encoded by the coding sequence ATGTCAACTACGAACGAAAATCTTATAGAAGTGTTAAACGACTTGATTCAAATTAATAATGACCGTATTGAAGGTTATGAAAAAGCAATCAAGGAGACAGATGATATCGATGTGGATCTGCAAGGTTTGTTCCAAAAAATGGCAAATGAAAGCAGAGGATATGTATCGGAGCTAACATCACAAGTTTCTGCACTTGGCGGTGAAGTGGCAACAGGTACTACAAATTCAGGAAAAATCTACCGTGTATGGATGGATGTAAAAGCAACTTTTACAGGCCATAGCAGACAAGCAGCGCTTGAAAGCTGTGAAGGTGGTGAAGATGCAGCACAAGAAGCTTACGAAGATGCATTGGCATCAGATGCTGAAATTCCAGCTGATGTAAGACAATTGATCACTGATCAAAAAGCTTCACTGAAAACTTCACATGATTTGATCAAAAAATATCGTGATGCACATCAGGCAGTAAATAGCTTGTAA